The following nucleotide sequence is from Ochotona princeps isolate mOchPri1 chromosome 24, mOchPri1.hap1, whole genome shotgun sequence.
acactatacctgagtgggagacccagcagaggctcctggctcctggctccgaaccagctcagttccagctgttgcagccacttggagagtgaatcagcagacagaagatcttcttctgtgtctcttttcttctctatctatctaactttccaataaaaatcaataaatcttaattttttttttaaatagagactTTAGGAGTCAAACCCTAATCCTACTTAACAGTTTGGTGTTGAGAGAAGTAACCTTACTTTGTATCTTAgacttctttttttcaattttgctttttcttaaggGTCAGGTTATTTACTCAAAAGCTATTAAGAGTTGTACTTTAAAGCAGCCGCAAGGCAGaagtctgtctttctctttgggagggggaggggaaagatgAAGCAAGTAGCATCCCTGCTCTGCGGGTTATTCCAGACTCCCCTTTGAAAATGCTCACCATAATCAAGTGTGGGGTTACATTTCTGGTTCTGAGGGTAACAGGAGACTAACTTGGGACATTCTGCAATCAGCCAGCAGCGCCAAGCTGGTGTAAGGTGGCACCTGGGCTGACCCCTCAGGATGTGGAAAGGCTGGTCCAGGGACACAGGGCAGCTGCCCAAGACCACATGGGATTCAAAGCTAGAGGAAGAACCCTCGGTGCCTCAGTTTACCTGCTCCCCCAGGCACTTGACACCCTAGCCTGCCCCGTGCCAGCCATCAGGAAGGATACATGAGAGCCCGATACAGAGCCCGCACACGTTGCTGAGGAAGGAGGTCTGGGGGATGAGCCAAGAGgcgcccagcagcagccagggcaccagGAAGGAGGGCACCACCACACCGAACACCAGGGCCCGCCGCATGCGGGAGCGCACTGAGGTCACGCCCAGCATGGCGAAGGCCACTGGCGTGAAGCCACGGGCGTCCTCTACCTGGCCCAGCTTGGACAGCGACGATGCAGCCTCGAAGGACAGGAAGATGACGGCAGAGGAGACAGCGAAGATGAGGGTGAAGAAGCAGTGGCGCACTGTGCCCACCGTCCTCTCAAAGTTGCCAGCGAAGCGCCAGATGACGATGGCGCCACACAGCAGGGACACAGGGTTCTCGTAGACAAAGATGTAGGTGAACAACCTGTAGACTGAAGAGCAGGGGGCGGGAGGTGGAGCTATGTTGGGGTGGGGCACGCCAACTCCCAGAGCACTGGGGACATGGATGGGGCACCCCTAGCGGGATGCCAGGGGGAGACCAGCCATCCCTGTGACCAAAATGGCAGGACCAGGAAGCACAATCAGCTgcccctgccttctctctctctctctctctctctctctcgctcgctctcccagggcctgcagcaAGCCTCTTAACACCTGCTGACACATTTCCACAGGGCCTGGCAGCTCTAGCCCTTCTGGGCATGGGATATGGAACCTGAAGTTGCCAAGTGCTTTGTAACCCTTCTTCCAGGCATGCTGACCTACCTCCCCCAGCTGCCTGAGGGCTAATAAACTGTAACAATGTCAGGGTGGTGCGAGTGGGTGCCACTTAACCCTTTGTGTGTCAGTCTCCCCAGCTGGAATCCTAACCGCTCCTTCCCTAATGACTGTTtacgggggggggggtgtgtgaaTTATCGGGCAACTGTAGGAAGGTTCAGAAAGACTGCTGTTAGGGGACTCTCCTTGAAAATGTTCACTGAACACCTCAACAggtgagcccagtgcaatggctcagtagccaAACCCTTGCCTTACATCCactaggttcccatatgggtgccagtttgtgtcctgcatggttcacttcccatccagctccctgcctgtggcctgggaaagcagccgagttcggcccaacgccttgggaccctgaacctgtgtgggagacccagaagaagctcctggttcctggcttagaattggctcagttctggctgttgtggcaacataggagtgaaccagtggatggaagatctttctggttctcctcctctctgcaaatctgccttttcaataaaaatatataaatcttaaaaacacaaactCAACGGGTGCAGACAAGTTCCAGGTACATACTAAGATGGCAAGGAGTCCCCTCCTTGCTCTAAAAGATGCTGTCTCTAACGTGACGTGCCCAGCTGTCCAACCCTGCAGGACCAGAAGGTCGGACTTCTTGGTGGTCAAGTTTAAGTCATGGGCCCCTTGGCTTGACTTGCCACACGGCAAAGTCACTGGGGCTGGAATTGCTCAAGGTGGCCTGCTAGAGTGCTTGTTTACGTGGCTCTGAACACTACACCAGGGAAGCCGTCAGCTAAAGAAACAGTGGGAGGGGCTCTGTGTAGGTTCCTGTTTTGCTTCCTGGAGAAGGGGCTGCACCtatctgggggtggggtgtggggggaggAACAGTTTAGTTCAAAGCAGGGAAGCATGCATTGGGATGATATACACAGCctgccacatgggcacctgtttgagtcccggctactccactcccaatccagctcctgctgatacAAGGAGAAAGCAGCGGATGGTGACCCAAGTCCTTTGAccttctgccacccacgtgtAGGACCTGGTGGGACTTTCCAggctgtggctatctggggagaaaaccagtggatggaagacctctgcctccctctgccttccaaatgagcaaataaaaatccctttctctttttatggACTTACTTGATTGGaaggtcaggtttacagagagaaagagaaacagaaagatcttccatcccctgcttcattccccaaatggccacaatggccagagccaggctgatccaaagccaggagtgtcttccggatctcccacgcgggtgtagggtcccaaggccttggggtatcctctactgctttcccaggtcacaagcagggagctcgatgggaagtggaatagtcaggacatgaactggcacccatttgggacgctggtgcttgcagatggattagccactgagccattgtgtcggAACCCAAACCTCTCTATTTCAGTCTTTCATTATTCATCAAAATACTTCCAAACCCAATACATGAGATGCCAGTCTGTATGGTTTGGGGGGAATTGCTCTACCCCCAAGCTCTAGTTGAAATCGTCATGCAAGTAAAAACATGGGGGAAAAGAGGTCAGTGCCGTGGCGTAGTACGCTAAGCTTCTTCTCCCCACGGCGTTGgttccaagtgtgtgtgtgtgtgtgtgtgtgtgtgtgtgtgtgtttcgggCCTGATCCACCTTGGTGACCACGAGGAAGAGAACACGCTGGGGGGCGGTAGAGTCAGCCGTAACAATGACTGAAAGGACCCTGGAAAGCTAGGGACGTGGAATGCGGGGGAGCAAGAGGCGGCACTGCAAGGGTTCGTGGGGTACGCCACGGGGCCGGGGAAGGTGTGTGGGGAGGCTGGAGCTCAGGGACCCCGCCCCGGCTCACCTTGCCAGTTGCGCAGGGCCTCGGACCGCAGCGACAGCCCAGAGGGTGCCAGGGGCGGCTGCAGCAAGAACACGCGAGGTCCGGACACGAGGAGCGAGAGCAGCGCCGTGAAGAAGGTGGCGGACGGCACCTCGGGAAAGAGGCACCAGCTGCGACACGCGGGGCCCGGGGACGCCATGGCCGCCAGCCTTCCCGCGCTCCCCGGGCGGCGGGCAGCAGGTCCTCGGTTCCTTCCGCCTCCGCCGTCTCCCCTGGCAACGGCGGAGGCATTCGACCGGAAACCTCGCCTCCCCGACCTAGGCGCCGCCCCCTCTCGCCAAGCAGTCCAATCTGGTCGCGCGCACCTGCGATTGGCGCGCACTGGTTGGGGGCTGACCCGGGCAGTTTTAGGTCCTCCCAAAAACGCCGTCTCTAGGGATAATTGTCTGTTCCCTCTCACCTGCAGATTTGGGGTGGTGGCTCCGCACTGACGCAGGCCCTGACTGCTTAACATTCCTTCTCTTTCCATTGACATTCCTTCTCTTTCCATTGGCATTCCTTCTCTTTCCATTAacattccttctctttctaatgATGATGAATTTGAACCCATAGTTGCACAAAGAGTGAGAGATCTCGCACCTatgggttcactctcccagttggctgcaacaaccaaggatgggtcaagctgaaggcaggagctttctccaggtctcccacccgggtggcagggtcccaagcatttgagccatcctccgctgctatCCCAggtcatgaacagggagctgcatgggaagtggagcagccgggacatgaacagacTTCCCATGGAGGATGCCAGCATTCTAGTTGGTAGCTTTTTCCCACTACATGACAGCACCAATCTACTTCTTGTTAATCCTGCAAcatcctttattcttttttttttaagatttatttaattttttattgcaaagtcagatatacagagaggaagagagacagagaagaacatcttttgtccaatgattcactccccaaatgaccacaatggccggagctgagccgatccaaagccaggagccaggagctcttccaggtctgtcatgtgggtgcaggatcccggggccttgggccatcctcgattgcatccccaggccacaagcagggagctggatgggaagcagggccactgggattagaactggcacccatatgggatcccggtgcgttcaaggagaggaatttagccactaggccaccatgctgggtcccatCCTTTATTCTTTAAACTTAGACCTTCTATGGTGCTAGGTGTTGCCTGTTTTCTCCAGTGACCCTGCCTGAGTCAGCTCCGCACAGCGAAGGCACAGGGTCCCTTCCCTCGGCACCTGCTAGGTCCCTTGCCTGCGACTGTGGGCTTTGGTTGggttcagctggagctgaggagcTCAGGaggaaactctcctgctggggCCCTAACACAGCTTGCACAGCTCTCTTACTCTCCCAAACATCCAGTCACCTTGCGTTTGCAGGTCACACACACCCTGTAGGGAAGCTTCTTCCCACAACCCCCACAGCGCTAGTGACAAGAAGACACTTCAGCAAGCCTTCAGCTGTTCTGCATGCTGCTGtgtctttgtttttcagatttgtttatttatttgaaagtcagagttacagagagaaaaacagatctttcatccatgatTTCATTCGCCAATGGCAGTGATGGCCAGAactagaccagaccaaagccaggagccaagaaattcaATTCAAgcctcccatgtcggtgcaggggcccaagcacttgggccatcttctgctgctttcccaggcaagttaTCAGGGAgacagattggaaatggagcagccaggactggaaccagcacccatatgctgCACCCATGCAGGCAGTGGCATTACCATACCACCGGCTTTAAGAGCCAGGTtttcattatgctaagggaaatgagccaatccccaaaggttagataccacacgtttgccttaatttaagatgaaatgatgtcaatccaaaaaatagtacctataaattgtaatattatttcaacctcaaacaaccTGTActacatgcaataagatattgtgatgtgaccaatgaaccaacaatcaatgcgagtcagactgcttatgatctacatcaaagaactgtaaaatctaatatgctttttttaaaaaagatttatttttattacaaagtcagatatacagagaggaggagagacagagaggaagatcttacatccgatgattcactccccaagtgagcctcaacgggctggtgcgcgccgatccgaagccgggaacctggaacctcttccgggtctcccacgcgggtgcagggtcccaaagctttgggccatcctcgactgctttcccaggccacaagctgggagctggatgggaagtggagctgtcgggattagaactggcgcccatatgggatcctggggctttcaaggcgaggactttagccgctaggccacgccgccaggccccatgaaCCTAATAttcttttaataccctatgtcaTTCTGtaatgggttgggagagcagagaaatcctccaccttcttggaatgtgtgagaaagatgttaagtataacctatcaagaatataacaggcaACTTATAGATAGCAGACTGGAATcggcattagacattagcaaaactataaaaacatacagtgggaatcaagagcgatcctgacagcctcttaacaggaggtcatgtgcactgagcaggggggaaccccagagggaagcaggaggatgggggaggcttgtatcccagccCTGGAGGCTCCCGAATCCTCACCTAGGACTTTCAGcacaggcaccaagggctatatcccaacagccaaggagaccacggggaattggagtgcccttctaggccaagaactctgaggtcgtCCACTtcctttcagctctcccacatggggtggaagaagcccagatccttcctcacagaatctaatgtcatcggaataACAGTCGGGAGccttgagcagtcctcagaaacagaagaacagtaaacctccttcgggtcctgggaaaggagctttctctggtccttaattagttccaactttggatccccaccttcTCTTGTGCTGACTATCAAGGTCGCTCCGGagtgccctcccccccccaaattagattagatacacagagaccaataaggaaagcttagaacagacaagctTGGACTCAGCTtgaacagtcagcttggactcacatatacctaactaggtaggacacaaagattagttactccttgggcccagcgcaatagcataatggttaaggtcctcgccttgaatgtcctgggataccatatgaacgctggttctaatcctggcagctccacttcccatccagttccctgcctgtggcctgggaaagcagttgaggacggtccaaagccttgggaccctgcacctatgtgggagacctggaaagaagttcctggctcctggctttggattggtgcagcaccggccgttgtggtcacttggggagtgaatcaacagacggatcttcctctctgtctctcctcctctctgtatatctgcctttccaataaaataaataaatcttttagaaaaaaaggtTAGGTACCCCTCACtaaggtgttgaagatttctctgcgtACCCCACCTCAAACTGTTTTGCGCCTCAATTGTTAACTATGCCTTATTGGAGTTATAAgcttgtttggactatcctaaaattcgccaagttcagttaaatcatacttcaatactataagctgctaaatattgaaatgtaaatagacacaagacagctgaattgtactctataaccattttaaggagtatagcagctggttgtgtataaactaaaattgaaatgtcaatgaagtagtcacaggatgtggttaagaatttgcattttttaacacattggtcactcaataccatgtcaattaactccataatgttgtaaattgttgttggtgctatgtgtggcttttcattgaaggggatgccagctgtactttcagaccagggatggtctcccaaggaaattgTTGaaactatctggacaataagaggctggactctatgcatggtacatgctcgcaatgaagaaatcaggactggatatgaactgtactactgcaacaatgtggaggaatccaacatggggggagggcatggggaggggttgaggaAATCCCACAACCCATGAAAccgtgtcattaaaaaaaaaaaaaagaagggaaaggcaaaaaatgaaagaaaaaaaagagccagGTTTTGGGCCTTGAGGCCTCCAAAGTTGGCCCATCTCTGCCATCACACAGACCTCTGCCACAGCAGGTGCAATTTCAATCCCTGGCTCTGTTCCCAGATTGTGAACTTTCTAGGTGTTAGATAAAAACCGCACCAAAACAGCAGGGCTACCCAGACCAGAATGATGGTAAAACCAGGGTTTAGTGAGATCTACTCCTGAGCGAGATTCACCAGTCCACAaggttagcaggcagctgaagtgGCGCAGGACAGAGGTAAGCCTAGCTTAAGTAGTGGTGATGATGGAGTTAGTGTAAAGGTAAgtgttgtcttctgattggtcagctccacttccatgaGTCTGGGACGTCTATTCTTGGCAGGAACGTTTGGCGCCACCTAGGGGCTTTCTGCTGCCCTGGCCACGGAGCCGCCACCTCCTAGGCGGAAATGTCTGGGAGGAATGAAGCAAAGTGCTCGTGTGCTTTGGCTTTCAGCAGAtgttcttgtttcttttaaaCTCCCTGGTGAGACCTGGGACGCTTAGGGCTTTTTAACTGAATTCCCAAGGAAGTCGAAGGTATCAAGACATTAATGAAAGCCAAGTTGCATTGTAACATTGTATGTGTGTTTACAATGatatattaaataataagacctagagcctggtgcaatggcttcactggctaatcctctctgttcaagcactgggatcccatatgggtgccagttcatgtcctggtggcttcacttcccacccaactccctgcttatggcctgggaaaacagtagaaaatggtccaaagccttgggcccctgcagtcacgtgggaggcccggaagaagctcctgcctcctgacttcagattggctcagctccggccattgtgaccatttggggaataaactaccagatggaagatctttctgtctctgcttctctccataaaatctgatctgctgGGGCCTAtcacgatagcttagtggctaaagtcctcacattgcatgcgccAGAATTCCTACGGGTACAGTTCAtatctgtctgctccacttcccttctagcttccagcctgtgacctgggaaagcagtagaggatggtccaaaaccttgggaccttgcacctgcatgggagacctggaggagattcctgggtcctggctccttgcttcataggtttagctctggcttttgcgaccgcttggggatattgatagaatatctttctgtatttctttctctctgtaaatctgactttgcaacaaaaattaaaaaccttaaaaaatctgatctgcctttccaataaaaataaataaatctacaaacaAAAAAGGGTATAGTATTTGAATATAATCTACAAACATCCTTCTATATATCttacaacattttctttatttatttgaaaggcagagtgagggagGCAGAAATCCAACTGTTGGTttcctcccccaaatgcccacaataactgGGCCAGGTTGCAATCATGAGCCTGGAACCCAGTCTGGGGCTCCCgtttgggtggcaggggtccagctgTTTGACAaacctgctgtctcccaaagtGTGCAAAGACAGGTAGCTGGAACGGGCATGCCAGCCCAGGTACTCTGAGAAGAGATGGTTGT
It contains:
- the RHBDD2 gene encoding rhomboid domain-containing protein 2; translated protein: MASPGPACRSWCLFPEVPSATFFTALLSLLVSGPRVFLLQPPLAPSGLSLRSEALRNWQVYRLFTYIFVYENPVSLLCGAIVIWRFAGNFERTVGTVRHCFFTLIFAVSSAVIFLSFEAASSLSKLGQVEDARGFTPVAFAMLGVTSVRSRMRRALVFGVVVPSFLVPWLLLGASWLIPQTSFLSNVCGLCIGLSYGLTYCYSLDLSERVALKLDQKFPFSLMRRISLFKYISGSVAERRAAQSRKLNPVPGSYPTQSCHPHLSPNRPVTQMQHTNSQKLAAWPACTPGHMPGLPPYQPTSGPCYVQNYFGPIPNSSAVDPTSTGISLGIQLPTPATGPGSVYSGALGPTGVASTKESSRVPVP